The Acipenser ruthenus chromosome 28, fAciRut3.2 maternal haplotype, whole genome shotgun sequence sequence TCGATATCCTTTATCAAGTTGTGCGAGTTGTGTGATTTAAActggtgagtttttttttgtttttgttttttttctctcataaTTTCAGATAACTCAATCTAAATTATTTTGACAAAGTAGTCTACTGGACTTGGCTTgcaattttttttcagaaaacattcAACAATTTTCTTGAGGCAAGTAATGGTCTGTGGGATAACACCACCATTCCTTGCAGTAAGTGCTAGAAATGTGTCATCACAATATGGCATTGCTTTTCTCCCACAACAGCACAACACAATGCTCAAACCCGTCTGGTGCAGACAGCACAGCCAAGGATCTGTTTTTTATCAGCAAGATGAGCAGTGGCGGCTGCTGACAAGGGCAGAGGTCTGTCAGAGGGTGTCAAACAAATATGCTGCATAGATATTAATAGGAATGGAAAATAGTCAGGATATGGGATACAATCCATCCCCACATGCTGACTGCAACACAATCAGTCTCATTAGTTCAGCATGCATCACAAAGCTTTAGCTAGTCAGTGTGGCTTTTTCATTCGCATCTCAAGCACGGTACACTTAACACACTACCCTTGGGAGCACAGGAAATATTTACAACTGAATTCATAATGTCAACAGGGGATAATGTAATGGAATTGTTGGGTTACAACAATTGTTGTGTATTTAAGAAAAGTAGACAGTACCAGAATATTCCAGCCAAGTTACTTAACATGAGAATGACAACTAGATTTAAGCATGTTTAAATATTACGCCATCTTTTCTCAGACTTTAGAAGCAAGAACAAAGACATCTTTCAGAAAAATTGCTTTTGGAAAAGAATAGGTTATTGCTCAAGGAAATCAGTGCACTACAGATTCCACATTCATTACtcaaatattaatataataagtgTCTCTGGAGCAGAACATTACCTGTAAGTTTTCCATTGGCATAGCCAAAACTACTGGAGGCAGGTCGTGGTTTGTCCTTAGCACTTTTTAACCATTCACGGAATTTATCACTTGCTTTTTCTCTCCTGTCCCTCAGCTCCAATTCTCTTGAGGCTGCTTCTTCCTAAACATGATTAAATCAATTAGGTTTAGGTGTGAAATCATCTCATTTAAAAAGACAGAGTGTGTTGCTACCCCAACAATAAACCACTTTCCATACCGCTTCCTTCAGTTTTTTCTCCATTtcttcatctttctttttcttcagcCACGCCTGGTACTTCTCTCtggatttttcttctttttgcctTTTCAACTGCTCCTTGGTTTCAATCTCTTCCACCTCTTTGCTTTTCTTCAGCTCTTTTAGAAGCTTTTCCTTTGACAGATTAAAAGAACCTTCTTGTTATTTTTGTATGCTgcgttaaatgtattttttttttttttttaatgattgttgCTGATTTTTCAAAGCTCTGTAAAACCTTAAATCTGTCAGCATGATCTGTTCAATTCCATTAACAGCCAGTGTCTCTCAAGCTCAATTGCATGAAAACTGCTGTAAATGTGTAAAGTATCTGAACTTCATGACCAACTGTTAAACACATAGCCTGTGGCCTCATACACCCAAAtacattataattataaataccGTTTAAATTAAGTGAATTAAACTGAAGtgtgattaatcaatcaatcaatcaatcaatcaatcaatctcagATGCCTGAATAAAGCAGGAGATGAAAttgagaagttaaaaaaaaaaaaaaaaaaaaaaaaaaagctgaaaagtggCAAGAATCTGGGATGCACGGCCACGTTGGAGTTTTTGCTCAGGAACCCAAATTGAATAaagttaagattcagattacacctgaaattagaatgtatacCAAATAAGTGAACTTTAACTGCTGGGTTCACAAATCCAGAGATACCAACACTtgagtgaacaaaacagcacctgccaagcaaaatttggcaatttttttctttttttggggggggggacgacaagtCAGGATGGTaaaatagggtctgtgaaacttgatGCAAGTATCCAGTCAaagttgaggtaaaatatatatttagttccaagtaaaatctattttttcttaccTGTGCACAAGGGCTGAAAAATGTTATACAGCAttcttttaatgttcttgttcctttggatctcaaatgcaacttgttttcatcagaaagtcactcccttttaattgttaaaggtcAAAAAAGAACTATGTACACTTTCAGTTGTTCTTGTTCATTTCTATTTTGTGGCACCTTCCTTTCTCTCCTGTTTTTAgtaatttttaataataatacctaAGCATTGAACCTACAAAAGAAGCCACACAAAATACTTTCAGTGCGGGCACACAGAAAGCAAGAGTCCTTGAACTTGAGCTAATCATCCACTggtttgggcttatttgcaatactaagcatttaatattgtaaatgtttattttaaactcaaaagttgacattttctgcttcattttatgttaccatgtggaaataaaataagaaaatatagtgctaataaaaacaaacactaactgcttatgtcatgtaagtttaataaaaaaaaaaatgtttaaacttaaaaagGGTCTGTGtacaacttaaaataaaaaataaaaataaataaaaatcttaacATTCGGTTAAGAAAGTTTAAAATGACCTCTTGATTTTCCACTCTGTCTAATGGGAATCAAATGTGCGGTaacttcttgtttttcaaaagaagCTAGTTTAAACATGGGGTGTTTGTCTCCATCAACATCAGGTCACAAAGAAAATGCAGACGACAGGCTGTAGTTACTGCGACGAGTATTTATTATGTCAAAATGTTCTGCAAAGAATATGGCTTTCCAACGCCTTGTACCCTCTTGATCCATAATCTGgagttcacataactggtacacagGTACGCATGcgtaccaataaaaaaaatgtggacTTAGTTATTGTTATACAAGATGCAAGCGTACCATAAGTATAGTTTTAaaaggaaagcatttataataaaggcagagACGGTGCTCATGGTTTGAAGGTGAGGTATACATGCCTAATTTATAGATTATTCCAGTAGAGTGGGGGTCTACAGGCTTTGTCAAGGTCCGCAatcaaccccccacccccaccttttCTCGCTTGTTgcacaagtgaaacagaaaatatatacGTATATTTTAATTTTTCGCCAGCACCTTCCTTTCGTTTCATTATTTGTGCCATTTTCTGCAATGTGAACAGCAGAACTGCACCAGAACTAATTCACAGTACCTGTTTGTGGACCAATGAAATAGCAATTTGCCAAGACAACTGTTTGCAAGCACCAATGGGGTATGCAATGTAAAAACAACCATCTTAATGAAATTGTGCCTtatttttgagttttgttttttgttttaaataaaccttaCCAACTGTCACAAATGTgttaatagctttaaattaaaaaaaaaaaaaaaaaaaaaaggggaacaTTTTTATCCCCTGGATCTGCATTGATCCCATCAATAGCCCCAGGGGACTGAGAAAGCAGAAAATCGTCAATCAGTGATTTTTCATCTCTGATTAAGACAATATGTAATTTAAATTTGcatcttatttttttctgatttgcctGGTGCATTCTGAAAGATTTATGTTGTACCTTGCCCAAGGAAAGTTATCTGTTTCGACATAATAATTATAGCTTTCAAAACGCCAGCTATTTTCTTGGagacacataaaaacaaaaaaatgttttaacaatacTTTGGCTCTGTGCCGGAGAATGCAGAGAGCTACGTCCATCACTCTGCTGCACTTTAAGTATATTATCACGCTAGTGTCTTGCTCAAGTAGGAGTTACGTTAACCAGGCCAAACCCTTATgcgaaaaataaatgtgtgtgatcCTTTAGCTTTTCTCCTGGATTCTCATACtgttctagatgttttttttacaagagtaaaacttttgaaaaacaaaaaggggATGTCAGGAGTACAAACCGAGCAGTATCTCAATCATGATGATGGTTATGGAGGATAACTGGGCTTAAACTTGTACCAAAAGTTAAGAAACacagtatatgtaaaaaaaaaaaaaaattatatttttatatatataactgcaaaatgtcttttttttctattgagaCAGTTCAAATCATGGTGGTGCCTCATTTTTCAGACGCAATAATTTGTGATCTTGGCTGGACTAGCGGGGAACACAAACTAATCCATCTTTGAATAATCCACACACAGCCAAGTGGTCAGGACTAATCCATCTTAACTCTGTTGCTAGATACCTAAAACATAGCAACCAAACACGTACAAATGACATGCATTAAGGAGGCATAAATAGCGCATGGAAATGGCTCCACTGAAGCAGATGTATGTCATTTATAGTTTGACAacattagggttaccatgtggctccagattaaccggacgctgtgagacagaacgggatttcaaacttgcccctaaattgaaataaatgaaggtgtaaatgaaccatccttagctacaattaagaatggtgcttaaatacccgcatgcgcgtcaaataattgtattaaactaagaatgaattgcagccagtcgctatttttttctgtttgttaaaattcaaatcggccatattattctgcaaatacaatcgcatcatcatcttgttgctctatcgataaattaactatacgttcattaagatctgatcagaagcagctgatcagtgtgaattgtttgctgcgcccaaccaattccaccacagcaggattaatctcagcaaagatggagctcatttatacgtgaattactttcaatttagggggaattttgaaatcccggtctgtctcaaagcgtccggttaatctggagccgtATGGTAACCCTAGACAACATGCTGTTCGGGGCAGGTCTTTGACTGTTTAAAGTAaatgcttaattttttttaaaattattattattgtatttcataCAGTTGGTTATAATTAAGAACACTGCAGCACCTGCTCATCTGCACTGCCTATTTGTTTAAACATGTATCGGACATCATTTGAATAAAACCTGTCCATATTagataacaataacaacaacaataatctttatttatagagcgaCTTTAGTGCCGCAAGTTTAAAGACACGTCACACAAGTTCACAATTACAAGACATGCCTCAGTCAGTTAGACAAGACACTTGCATATCAACATACTGCCAAATTCAACAAACGATTCACCATGGTATTAACTTTAACCATGTCTATGCTGCAACTCTCAGTGCAGCTTTGTCAAATTGTGGGGATGGGAGTCACATGGTGGTCTCCGACTTGTAATTGTACGTGGCATGATTAAGCCTTTGTGTGGCTTTCTTTCTCGTACTTTCAGTGTCTGCCTTTTGCTCAAGAACTATTTGTAGTTGCGCAAGGTTTAAATTTTATAAGATTTTACTGGGGAAAGGCAATCAAAATAGGGTGAgcaatttgaaaaaaacaaactgtactgctgaacttctcaggtttctgtgacagtttataaattacttgatCATTGGGTCTTGTaaattatgacatcacagaaaccctagattttttcctgtaactcactgaagcccatctattattcttgccctcattatatatatatatatatatatatatatatatatatatatatatataaattccaaTCCCCACTGATTATACTGTATTACATAGCATGATGTAGGATGTAAAGTGTGAACTGCTTCTGACTGTTTACTGAATCCACATTGTGTCCGGGTCCACCTACTCCAGTGGTACTGTACAGTGAATCTGAGTGGGTCATCAACATCTACATTTAGTTTAACAGATCTAGGTCATTCACTGTTATTATGTAGTCTCATAATCTGTTCTCAGCAATCTATTAACAATCCCTTGGATGCAAGACAGCCTTCAATCCTTATAGGTggttcaaatacaaataaatacattataattaaaacacataaaGTTGTCCATAGAAGTATAAAGCTACACTATATTGGTATATTCAATACACTCATTTGACGTTCATCTAATGACAAACTTGTGACTTGTGTTTTTTTCCTACCTGTTCTTTCTTCATTTGAAGCCAAGCACGACACTTTTCTTCAacaacaattctttttttttcttccatctcCTGTTGTTCAAGCTTTTCTTCCTTAAGCTTCATCtcctgtaaattacatttttttttttttttaaatacacaataacCAGTAAAACATCTGCGACTGAAAAAAATTCACCTCAAAACACAACACAGGCAAGGCAGCTGAAAGTACAGTACTCAATGTAAACATGCTACAGTGGGTAGAAATGTTTACCTTCAGCGATTTCCTTTGCATTTCCATTCTCTCCTCTCTTGCTTTTCGAACAATCCACTCCTCCCAGGCAGTAAGGCAGAATTCTGAAGAGGAAGGCCTCTCTGGTTCCATATGCCTTAGCTTTAATTCAGGTGTCTCAGACCTATTAGTAAATTATAACAAGAAaacaattgttttattaaaatagggGCTATATACTCTTGTTGCCAAATGTAATTGGAAACCCCTTCTGCAATTAGCAGGTATAGTTTGCATAATGTGTTTCAAACTTAGAAACTAAGCCAACAAGCTCACAACATGGTCTCTGTTGTGAAGTGTAATCTAGGCAATGTTGTGGCTAAACGGAAGTCAGTGGGTATTGTACATCATAACTTACTTTCCACCCTGGaccagctgaaaaaaataaatttaatttgACACAGCTATCATAAAAATCGACTTGCTACAAAATAGAGTCCATCGCTCTATGTGCTTATGGGAGGGTAGTGCACTGTAAAGTTATTCCCAAAAATACACTAAAAGCAGTTGGCTTTGTCCATGCATGCATTAGTCATGTTTCTGATGTCAGTGCATTTGTACCTTTGTTCCTTTTCTTCACTCTCTCTGGGTGTGGGATCAGACTGTCTAATCGGTGCTTCAGTGTCATCATCTTCACTCTCAAAGCTGTTGTGATAAATGGGTGAAAGCAGAGAGTATGTGGAGTCCCCTGTCGAGTCCAGATCACAGCTTCTTGCTCGTGTtagcttttcattttttctgtTAGTTCTGCGTGGTGTAGAAGTAGAGCTCCTGGATTTGGAGAATGTGTGCTGGGTTGGCGTTTCAGACATTGTGGActtttagaaaggaaaaaaaaaaaaaaacacacacactatacaacaTTACACTTCTACATCGCTATTCATGACCATAGCCATCACCAAAGCCCTTAATTATCAGTTTATATAGTAAAACAACATTATTAATTATAAACTACATCCACGAAAATTATTTGGAGAAAGTAAACATGATCAATATAATTTAGATAATATCAAAACACGATGCATCTCCATTACCTCTGGTCTGTAAGTataattttagttttaaaaacatgGTTGATTGTCCCCAAGAAGTCTAAAATAAGTAGCCCATCATCTGAAATAACTTCAAAGTAGACATAGGAATACACATTCTCATACTGTGAACAACGTTTGCAGACTACTGTTGTCTATTGCATTAAATAAATCGCTGTAAACACTTAGCCTATATTCGAGTACATTCCATGGCATTATCCAGATTAAAATCGACCAGAGTGCATCAGTAGAATTCTGCTATTActaccaccacacacacacactcggaatcaaaacaatgaaataaagaaaataatgatggGATTTAGTTAACCAAGTATGGTACTGTTGAAAAGTAAAGCGTCCTGTCTTTCCGCTAACAACTTGAAAATGTCTACGCTTCAAACATCAGCAAATATCAAGTGCATAATGGATAAAACAATTTAGAGACGTAGTCTAAACCTGCttgcagtaacatttttttttttttaaaaaaacgtccCTGTTTCATTTGCAAATAGTTTATCTTAAAACTCAAAACTAATCGACACGACTATGCCAGAGAACTGGGGTTCGTTGTGGTCTTAACCATTTCGTGTATGTATGTAGTAATTAACGTCTGGTTCGTTTCGTGTTTACAACATTGCATTTCTTCCACACAAGTATGTGATTAATGTCTTGCTCTCAATCAGAAAAAACAAATTGAGCACATCATGCTTGTTGAAATCCTTTACTGTGCATGTCACGAGTAGTAGGTAGGTGTACTATTAATGTCATCATGACATATACCTGCAATAGCTGCTATACTGTAAAAGGTAAAATGACCTGGATAGTAATGACATCAGTTGTGCTTTGTTTAAGTAAAACTAAACTTAACGTACaagtatgtttttcttttatacacATAGTATTCGTTTGATTTACAAGAACTGctcaaataataatgatttttttttttcttaaggtaACTCGTACagcacaaacaacaaaacacacaccacCTACCCACGTACCTTTATGTTTTTTGGCACTGTATATTCCACTGTCAGTTTGTAGACCagttgaaaatgttatttttgcttTCTAGAGGGAATGGGATTAAATAACGATAAAGAGAAGCCCTTACAGAGTTCCTGCACTATCTCTCCAATGCTCAgaaaaagcagtttaaaaatggcTGCCCGCTGCCCGCTCTCCCAGGAGACAACGCGCGCCGAAGGCCGTTGCTAACTGGCAGCCAATCAGATGAGTGAACAGGGCGGTCCCCGCGGAGATGTTACCGTGACAACGCTTGACGCTTACTCCAGGACATTTACGGTGGAcgatcttattattattattattattattgttattattattgttattattattataaattacattATAAGGCTTTTGCCTTTTCTGGTATGTAGAATCTTAATTGAAAGACTTGATTAGTTCTTACTTTTACTAGTAGTTCAACGTCATCCCAGGAGGTTGTGTTTTAGAGGTAAAGAGCGGCGTTATTTAGACCACCGTTGACTGGGCTGATCTAGATACTGAATAAATTAACAAAAGATCTCTCGAGTTAAACGGAGATGCCCAGAAAACAATATGTTGCAACTCTCTAGAACAATAGTAATAAGATACAGTAATTCTGCTGGTCAGCTTTTTTTCGCCTATTGAATCGAACCCTACCCTACTACACGTTCTTCTTTAAACGACGGGAAATTTAAAGTCGGCTTGTATAAACATCACAGATGACATTAAAACAGTAATAGCTGGCTAACCACCGAGGCCAGACTTCAAAGTGCATATGAGAGGAGTGATAAAAGACCACGATGTATTTTAAATCGTAAAATGAAGACGACGCTGAGACACATGCTGCTCGCCAGGGAGCATGGCTGCCTATCAAAGTACCAGATGAAAAATGTTCTGACTTTAAGGGAAGAGAAGCAGCAGTGCTGACGCTTTAGAGTCTGCTTAAATCAAAATGGAAAACATATAATCGAACAGGGGCGGCCGAAGTTATTCCTTccacccctggtctttgtttcaacttttaatttaaccaattaaacctgcatccagaccctgcagtagttaattatatcattttacctgttaaacctggcgTGGAATAGCCTTCCACAACCGCGATTGAACACCCCTACTAAGAcgtttcatattttattattgaaTGCAAGTACAGTTTACTGAAGCAGTTCAATTATTCTCATATCAGGAATACCAGACTATATAGCAACAATCAGAAACATTTCTCACATAGTTAAAGAGCTATGTCATGAAATTAACATAAGGGGGTCAGTTGTCTAAATGTGCGAAGTTACTGGCACAGTTCTGACCATTTTGGCCTGCAAGACACCACAAACCAAGCAAACCCCTTCTTGACGAACAGGCTGTTCCAATAACtgtcctcctctccctctgcaaATAGTTTCACATAGGTCTCAGCAGAAGAATATTCAGTAAAGCATTCCCATTTCACCTAGAGGGAAGATTCTCGGTGTGATTTTTGACAGCCTTCCATCTACATTGTCAGCACTAATCAGTTGCCCAGCTAGGCTATACTCTTGAGGTTGCAGCTAAAGGTTTGTGTCACTCTTGCAATCAGCACACTGGCATCAAGTAAAGCACATCTTTCATTTTCTTCATCCCGCAAGGACAGTGCCGTTGAATGTATTTATACCAAACTCCTGGCCTAGTAATAAAGTGGGTTTATCGATctaagaaagaaaggaagaaatcAATCCACAGCACAGAAGCAAATCAATGGAGTTCCGCATGtggatttattaaaacaaattgaaCTTTTTTTTGGCAATGAGGTtgaacagcatttattttttctctgttcTGTTTTGAAGCAGATTCTTTTTCTAACCTTAGCTAttttccatccatccatccattatcggTAACCGCTTTTCCTATAGAGGGTTGCGGTAagccggagcctaacctggcagacacagggcgcaaggcgggactacaccctggacgggacgccagtccattgcagggcaaCCTTagctattttaatacatttaattggaagcttttgtttatttaaattcaaGGCAGAGAGTTTAATTTTCTCCCCTCATTGTCTTCTTAAATATTTTATGGATAAACTAAACTAGGATACTGCTACTTTAATGAAGCTCTGGGTTACATGCCAATTAAGATTAGGGCCCCAACTCGATAGGCATTTTAACTGGAAGAAAATATTGATGGGATTTCTAGGCTAATGCAATAAACAGCAAATGAGGAGCAATACTGTATTCAGATTCTATTAACACATGATCAATGACATCTTGAGTGAAcacaagtactgtatattttgctCAATATTTAGTTAACAGTATGATTTTATAAATTGGACTCCTTGTTTCCATCCAAGTTGATTATATTGTGACGCAGGTGTTGGTGCCAATCATAAATTAGCATTAGTCcgaaacacaaaaacaatccattagttttaaacattaaaatgacaattCACATTTCGGCTTGGATTTCATCTTTTGTCTTTAAAACAAACTTTAGCTTCCATCAGTCCTTGGAACTAAAAGGACTATCCAGCCTGTTATAAATAAGATAAAACTGGACTTCTATTTGCCTGACATGGTGTGTTTTCAAAAACTTCTGACCTCAGGATTGTGGAAAATGGAAAGTGGTTGCCAGTCTTATTTTGAGGTACAGTACAGTTGATCACACCCTTACCATAGCCAGTCACTGGAACAATACCATGTGGGAAATGTGCATTGAAATTAAATGAGACAATCAGGTATGAAACCATAGTCAAGTGAAAACACACAAACCAAGACATTAAAAGCAATGATATTCTTTTATATATGAATGGTTTGGTTTACAaaaattacaatatacagtacatccaTCCCTTCCACATTTATAAActagatgttttttgttttgttttaatatacaataATTCTGAAATTTTGTGACAATATACAAACCAGATTTACTTACAAAAGCAACAGCgaaaacatctatagaaaaaacacaatttaacaaTCCTGCTACTGGCAGCCACAACAGTTCAGGAGGTAGCTTCCATTGTTATGCAATGTATCCCATTAGGTTTATTTtagtcattttttgtatttatttttttttacctatcaAATAatttacaacaaacacacaccTCAAATTAGGAATTTATCTTATGTACATTATATACAGTTCACACCTTATTGTCTATTGTACAAAAACaaatttggctttttttttgtgcttgatTTTTCTACTTTTCCAGGAATGTTATTAAAAACGGCAAAGGCTGTGACAGTGAGCTTgctttagaatttaaaaaaaaaaaagtgtatcaaAGAGTTCAGATACTGTGCTTAAAAAATCAGCTAAATTCAGGAGATGCAACTTGGGAGCACATATGGTATGTGACTGATTTAGAGACTGTACTATTTCTGTGTGGTCCTGTGCATTAAAAGGACTGCTAACCATTCTTACTTCTCATTAGCATCAGCAACCTTGTCATTGGCTCCCTTGTCGTGATAAAAAGCTGTTGGTTCGTTTTcggttttttttcttccagatatCCAATTTAAGTTACAATAGTACTGTTGGCAAAAACAATGGCGGTGATGTATAGTGTACCCAATAAATggtcttttcattaaaaaaaaaaaaaattaaaaagcaaaaccaGCCACACCATTTTAG is a genomic window containing:
- the LOC117434637 gene encoding coiled-coil domain-containing protein 34-like isoform X1, yielding MSETPTQHTFSKSRSSTSTPRRTNRKNEKLTRARSCDLDSTGDSTYSLLSPIYHNSFESEDDDTEAPIRQSDPTPRESEEKEQRSETPELKLRHMEPERPSSSEFCLTAWEEWIVRKAREERMEMQRKSLKEMKLKEEKLEQQEMEEKKRIVVEEKCRAWLQMKKEQEKLLKELKKSKEVEEIETKEQLKRQKEEKSREKYQAWLKKKKDEEMEKKLKEAEEAASRELELRDRREKASDKFREWLKSAKDKPRPASSSFGYANGKLTGYYNGNSYPAPSFYNPIPWKPIHNPPPDESSRKTTTRKNKKPVNHLLYRQTPAMSYKPKDNLTVGSTQQKRR
- the LOC117434637 gene encoding coiled-coil domain-containing protein 34-like isoform X2, translating into MEPERPSSSEFCLTAWEEWIVRKAREERMEMQRKSLKEMKLKEEKLEQQEMEEKKRIVVEEKCRAWLQMKKEQEKLLKELKKSKEVEEIETKEQLKRQKEEKSREKYQAWLKKKKDEEMEKKLKEAEEAASRELELRDRREKASDKFREWLKSAKDKPRPASSSFGYANGKLTGYYNGNSYPAPSFYNPIPWKPIHNPPPDESSRKTTTRKNKKPVNHLLYRQTPAMSYKPKDNLTVGSTQQKRR